Proteins encoded within one genomic window of Vidua macroura isolate BioBank_ID:100142 chromosome 2, ASM2450914v1, whole genome shotgun sequence:
- the CD101 gene encoding immunoglobulin superfamily member 2 — MRKGLTASQRVVTVQKGPLYRVRGSHVTLWCKVSGHQGPAEQNFQWSIYLPSAPEREVQIVSTVDPSFPYAIYTQRVRSRGIFVERLQGDAVLLHITELQDRDAGQYECHTPNTDERYFGSYSAKTNLTVIPDTLSASMAPQALSRVEGDAVELTCEVSKSTAQHTHLSVGWYLLQGAGEHRAKEILTLSKDFILKPGPSYEQRFLEGDVQLNKVGNTTYKLIIRGVKPSDQGQLYCEAAEWIEDPDKTWKDISCNQTERTQLSVLSQGRDLSVDIAAAEPSLSEGDTLQLSCVVEAPKSSNFKVIWLLNDKEVARVDPHGVLIWEEEYEERAKLGQLRAFKPSNMVYVLSISEVGLKDKGTYQCSVSEMKTPGDLHSIQTVVSSGIQVDVTPVESRVRLSVSTSTPRVTAGDPLVLHCEVQGATGPVSLRWWHLPPQHLGHGVLVATMEQDGTLSLGSAYQHGRARGSLRLQKESSGTFTLVVPSTLDEGDGGQYRCEATHWARGRNWTGKGEAAVTVSSMGLGLHATLRSRIATVSYGQSFELFCRVDASYALEEVPLSVRWLFQPSPPTGPSHELVQVFPNGTVLWGTAQPHFQGKAQLAKTDTTFRLHIHSALPANEGTYQCEVEVWRRNILPLGQPAASTSSNAVGIKVVLPESKLQVATTDSSVEIASGNAAIECRIVFAQNYSQFAVSWYLLPPLADATPLQIVRANYSGILEYGSEFSSPAQKSRFLSYRVSSNIFQLQILSANPGDRGRYYCVVEEWLWLVDGWYKLGEGTSGRTTLKFKLSDRELQVDKSNHSISAREGEEATLPCRLQGALLPGSHLSATWFQVTSSGRDSALLALQHDGTVEYPEERLAARLYLRRPSAGDFSLTLSSVERGDAGAYYCQLQEWQQQGEGKDWAVQALACSGYTQLTTIPPESTVLSRICSSPPLLNFILYLPLVLILLLALALFCWYCKFRKNKKGNITGWMMELEGSEEAKKT; from the exons ATGAGAAAag GTCTGACCGCCAGCCAGCGGGTGGTGACCGTCCAGAAGGGACCCCTCTACCGCGTGAGGGGGTCCCACGTCACCCTGTGGTGCAAGGTGAGCGGCCACCAGGGCCCGGCGGAGCAGAACTTCCAGTGGTCCATCTACCTGCCCTCGGCCCCCGAGCGGGAGGTGCAGATCGTCAGCACCGTGGACCCCTCGTTCCCCTACGCCATCTACACCCAGCGCGTGCGCAGCCGCGGCATCTTCGTGGAGCGGCTGCAGGGGGACGCCGTGCTGCTGCACATCACCGAGCTGCAGGACCGCGACGCCGGCCAGTACGAGTGCCACACGCCCAACACCGACGAGAGGTACTTCGGCAGCTACAGCGCCAAGACCAACCTCACGG TGATTCCAGACACACTCTCGGCTTCCATGGCACCCCAGGCCCTCAGTCGCGTGGAAGGGGATGCGGTGGAGCTGACCTGTGAGGTGTCCAAGTCCACTGCCCAGCACACCCATCTCTCAGTTGGCTGGTACCTTCTtcagggagcaggagagcaCCGTGCCAAGGAGATCCTCACCCTCTCCAAGGACTTCATCCTGAAGCCAGGGCCCTCTTATGAGCAGAGGTTTCTGGAGGGGGATGTGCAGCTGAACAAGGTTGGGAACACCACGTACAAGCTCATCATCAGGGGAGTGAAGCCATCTGACCAGGGACAGCTGTACTGTGAGGCAGCCGAGTGGATTGAGGATCCTGACAAGACATGGAAGGACATCTCCTGCAACCAGACAGAGAGGACTCAGCTGTCAGTTTTGAGCCAGG GCAGGGACCTCTCCGTGGACATCGCTGCTGCTGAACCCTCCCTTTCCGAAGGAGACACCTTGCAGCTCAGTTGTGTGGTGGAAGCCCCTAAGAGCAGCAACTTTAAAGTGATCTGGCTCCTCAATGACAAGGAAGTGGCCAGGGTTGACCCCCATGGGGTATTGATTTGGGAGGAAGAATACGAGGAGAGAGCCAAGCTGGGGCAGCTCCGAGCATTCAAGCCAAGCAACATGGTTTATGTCCTCAGCATCTCGGAGGTGGGGCTGAAGGACAAGGGTACATACCAGTGCTCTGTGTCAGAAATGAAGACTCCTGGGGACTTGCACAGCATCCAGACCGTTGTGTCATCGGGCATACAAGTCGACGTGACGCCAGTAG AGAGCCGCGTGCGCCTGTCTGTGTCCACCAGCACTCCACGGGTGACGGCGGGAGACCCCCTGGTCCTGCACTGTGAGGTGCAGGGCGCCACCGGCCCCGTGTCCCTGCGCTGGTGGCACCTGCCACCGCAGCACCTGGGGCACGGCGTGCTGGTGGCCACCATGGAGCAGGACGGCACCCTGAGCCTGGGCAGCGCCTACCAGCACGGGAGGGCTCGGGGGAGCCTTCGGCTGCAGAAGGAGAGCTCCGGCACGTTCACCCTGGTGGTCCCCAGCACGCTGGACGAGGGTGACGGCGGGCAGTACAGGTGTGAAGCAACGCACTGGGCCCGAGGCCGGAACTGGACAGGGAAGGGGGAGGCAGCAGTGACGGTCAGCTCCATGG GTCTCGGTCTGCACGCCACGCTGAGAAGCCGAATTGCCACCGTCAGTTACGGGCAGAGTTTTGAACTCTTCTGCCGAGTGGACGCCAGCTACGCCCTGGAGGAGGTGCCGCTGTCTGTGCGGtggcttttccagcccagcCCGCCCACGGGTCCCTCACACGAGCTGGTCCAGGTCTTTCCCAATGGCACTGTGCTCTGggggacagcacagccacacttcCAGGGGAAAGCCCAGCTGGCGAAGACTGACACCACCTTCAGGCTGCACATCCACAGTGCCTTGCCTGCCAATGAGGGGACATACCAGTGTGAGGTGGAGGTCTGGAGGAGGAACATCCTGCCCCTGgggcagccagcagccagcaccagctccaATGCCGTGGGAATAAAAGTGGTGCTGCCAG AAAGCAAGCTTCAGGTTGCTACAACAGACAGCTCCGTGGAAATTGCCAGCGGTAACGCAGCCATTGAGTGCAGGATTGTGTTTGCCCAGAATTATTCACAGTTTGCTGTTTCCTGGTACCTCCTGCCTCCTCTGGCAGATGCAACACCCCTGCAAATCGTCAGGGCCAACTACAGCGGCATACTGGAATACGGGTCTGAATTCAGCTCTCCTGCACAAAAGTCCCGGTTCCTGAGCTACAGGGTGTCCAGCAACATCTTCCAGCTGCAGATTCTGTCTGCAAACCCTGGGGACCGGGGCAGGTACTACTGTGTGGTAGAGGAATGGCTCTGGCTGGTGGATGGCTGGTACAAGCTCGGAGAGGGAACATCGGGAAGGACCACGCTGAAGTTCAAACTCTCAG ACCGCGAGCTGCAGGTGGACAAAAGCAACCACAGCATCTCCGCGAGGGAGGGCGAGGAGGCGACGCTGCCCTGCCGGCTGCAGGGGGCCCTCCTGCCCGGCTCACACCTCTCGGCCACCTGGTTCCAGGTGACGAGCAGTGGCCGTGACAgtgccctgctggccctgcagcacGATGGCACCGTGGAGTACCCCGAGGAGCGCCTGGCAGCGAGGCTGTACCTCCGCCGCCCCTCCGCTGGCGACTTCAGCCTGACGCTGAGCAGCGTGGAGAGGGGAGATGCCGGGGCATATTACTGCCAGCTGCaggaatggcagcagcagggcgAGGGGAAGGACTGGGCTGTGCAAGCCTTGGCATGCTCGGGGTACACCCAGCTCACCACCATCCCTCCAG agtCAACTGTTTTGTCTAGGATCTGCTCATCCCCACCACTACTGAACTTCATCTTATACTTACCACTGGTTTTGATCCTTCTCCTGGCCCTTGCTCTCTTCTGCTGGTACTGcaaattcaggaaaaacaagaagggCAACATCACAGGGTGGATGATGGAACTGGAAGGGAGTGAAGAGGCCAAGAAAACTTAG